The Chryseolinea soli nucleotide sequence CATTTGTTGCTGAACATGTTCTCCTTCTATTTTTTTGGCGGCAGCGTGGAGATCATGCTCAAGAGCATTTTTGGTAGCCGCGGCAGTCTCTACTTTATCTTGTTATACATCATGGGCATCGTAGTGTCCGATCTGCCTACCTACTTTAAACAAAGAAACAATCCCTCCTATCATGCCCTGGGCGCTTCCGGTGGCGTGTCGGCCGTTATTTTTGCCTCCATCCTTTTGCGCCCCATGTCCGACATTTGCCTCTATGCGGTACTCTGTCTACACGGTTTTATTTTGGGGACATTGTACATCGTGTTTTCTTATTATCAAGGCCGCAAAGCCAACGACGGCATCAATCACGATGCGCATTTGTATGGTGCATTATTCGGGCTTGTGTTCCTGGCCGTCCTCTATCCGGAATCTCTTCCACATTTCCTCGAGCAGATCAAGGTCTGGCTACAGTCTCCTACGTTGAATAACTTATGAGCCCCTGCGCCAGGGCATTATCTTTTCTTCAACTCAATCAGCCAGTCCCAGGGATAGGGTGCCTTCATCCACGACGGTGGTGATGTAAATTCCGTATCCCACTCATACTCCAGTTTTTCCAGCGCTGTGATGTCGAGACGCGTTTGCTGGAAGATCATCTCCAATTCAGGCGCTGTGTAATGTTTTGTAGGAACTTTGTCGATGTACACGATACCTTGAATAAACTCGCGTTTATTATTTTTGAAATAGTCGATGTCGGAAGGCGGGATATTTTCTACACTGACGCCTTCTGTTTTGTACCAGTCGATCAGTCGCAAAGAAGAGAACAATGCCGAATCCAGCGAAGGCACCACAATGAGCGCCGTACCGCCCGGCTTCAACGCCCGATCGATGTTCTGGAACATCTTCACATTCTTTTCCCGCTCGGGAAGCATGATCACATTGCAACAAAAAACAAAATCCACCTCGGGGAATTTCACACTCCGTTGAGAAAGATCGGCACGCTTGAACACAATGTTGGTGAAGGGTCGCTGCCGCGCGGTGACCAGGCACTCACCGGAAATATCCATGGCCAAAACCTCTTTAAAGATGGGCGACAAATACGGAAAGGCCTTTCCCGTGCCACAGCCAAAATCAATAGCGCGATGGTTTAGGTTGGCGTGTTTCGTAAAATAGCGGGGGAGTTTTTTGTCTTTGTCACTTTTAAACACATCAAAGATCTCGTCGTTGTATTTGCTGGCGATGGTATTCCAGTGTGCTTCTTCATTCATGGGCGAGTTTTTTTGTAAGCATTAAGCATAAGCGATCCTAAAATAGCAATTTATCGGCCATATCAATAATGGTCGCCTGTCTCGCGCACTTAAAAAGCGTTAGCCGTGGAATGTCTCGATGTAAAACGTCTCCACTTTTTGCCTCGCCCACGGCGTCTTGCGTAAAAAGGTGAGACTCGACTTAATGCTCGGATTGTTCAGGAAGCAGTTCACGGGAATGACCTCACCCAAGGTCTGCCAGCCATAGTGCGCCACCAGTTCGTTCAGGATCATCTCCAGGGTTTTGCCGTGAAGGGGATTATTTTTTTGCGTTTCCGCCATATTGCCGTAAGGGTTCGATCTCGTGTTCATAGTCGTATTGCAGGTCTTCCGGAAGTTTGCCAAGGGCGGCATCGATCTTCTTCAGCTGACCCACAAACAAATTCACCAGCACCTGGCTGTTTTGTAATTTGA carries:
- a CDS encoding VF530 family DNA-binding protein, giving the protein MAETQKNNPLHGKTLEMILNELVAHYGWQTLGEVIPVNCFLNNPSIKSSLTFLRKTPWARQKVETFYIETFHG
- a CDS encoding rhomboid family intramembrane serine protease; this translates as MTHIEPYITYAIIGFTCLLSYYAFSRPQVTTDLMMTPYLIRQRQQYFRFISSGFIHNGTAHLLLNMFSFYFFGGSVEIMLKSIFGSRGSLYFILLYIMGIVVSDLPTYFKQRNNPSYHALGASGGVSAVIFASILLRPMSDICLYAVLCLHGFILGTLYIVFSYYQGRKANDGINHDAHLYGALFGLVFLAVLYPESLPHFLEQIKVWLQSPTLNNL
- a CDS encoding class I SAM-dependent methyltransferase; translation: MNEEAHWNTIASKYNDEIFDVFKSDKDKKLPRYFTKHANLNHRAIDFGCGTGKAFPYLSPIFKEVLAMDISGECLVTARQRPFTNIVFKRADLSQRSVKFPEVDFVFCCNVIMLPEREKNVKMFQNIDRALKPGGTALIVVPSLDSALFSSLRLIDWYKTEGVSVENIPPSDIDYFKNNKREFIQGIVYIDKVPTKHYTAPELEMIFQQTRLDITALEKLEYEWDTEFTSPPSWMKAPYPWDWLIELKKR